In Gadus chalcogrammus isolate NIFS_2021 chromosome 1, NIFS_Gcha_1.0, whole genome shotgun sequence, the sequence CTGATATTAAGAAACAGGTGAACTGAAGAAAACAAAACTGAACTAAACAGAATTGAACTGAGGGGAATTAAACTGAACTGTAATTGATTTGTTATGctttttctttgtttgattCGATCACTCAAAATGGAGTTAAAATAAATGTCACCTTTTGTAAAACTCTCAGCAATGTCCACAACAAAACCTTTACCTGGTTATAGAATATATACCCACAAATGACCAGTGCAACCTTGTGATATATTTTAGTCTGAATTAGATTTCTTTATTTGTGTATTAATTTCATATGCAGAGAAAATATACAATTCAAGATTCAAGCTTCATCAAGATGCTAAAAAAATGACAAGAGGTGGTTCGGGACCGCTCGGCTGAGTCAGGTGGTATGTCACCTGACCTCTGTCTTGACACCGGGCTGCGCTCCAAAGCTTTCCCTCATCTacttcccctcctcctgcaTCATCTACGCCTCTGATAGGTCACTCTCAGcggggggtgtggtctgagccACCCAGGTGGATGCTGGGACATGGAGTCTACAGTTCTGCAGTCCCCGGTCGAGGGGTTCACGCTCATGGCCTAGCGCTCACTAGAACCTAGCGCTCAACGCTATAGTGTGGATccatctggggggaggggcctaGAGGAGCCAACCAGGCCTGGAGTTTCATTTGGAACGCAGCCCGTGCCAATAGATATAGCGGTAGATACATCAGCCCATATGAATAAAATCAAACGTCGGTTATAAGAGAAAGGATGGTTCAGCGAAAGCAGTTTAGTAATCGACTAATTCACCTTCTGCTCTTTATATCACAGAACTAGAGAACATCACATTAGAATGGGTGGAGCGACCACCTGAAGCAGCATTTACTACACCAAGACCTCCACACTAAGGACAGGAAGTAGGCGTGGACGAGGTGCCTCACGCCCCACAGACGGGAGAAGCACCCTTCAAACCTGTCCCTACAAAACAAGCGACACAGGAGGAACACCCCTAGGTGGTCCCAGCTGCTTTGCGTTCGGCTCGGTGGAACACCACAACTTTCAGATGTTCATCAGAAGAAGagggataacaaatacattgacaACATCcgttaaatttttttttttgctagatTTGGCTTTTCGATATGTTCTGACATTCAAGTGGTCTGTAGAATGTAAACATCTCCCTGCCGGTAGCTCCCCTCACCTAGCGGCTCTTGGAGCTAACGCACTAGCGCTcccaagatggccgctgggTGGGGCAAAGCTGAGGGCGGGAAAACACACACGGCGGAGAGAAATGAACTTTATACACCAACGGTCAAACCAGGAGAACTCGATACGTTTTTATACTGACACAGAACTGTAATATTTAAAGAGAAGGTATGTACAGCATGATCTGGCATACAGTCGTATTTCAGCTCACTTGGCACGTCCATATGATGGAGACTTGACCCTTTGTCCAGACCACATGTTCTCTATATAGATTGTGCTACAAAAACACGGAACCGTAATACAAAATAACAAGTTCAGCCTGGActtcattttcttttaaatgttaAACAGAGCAagcagagatacagagagccTCACACGTTGTGAAAGATTTCCTCTTTTAAGACGCACGTCTTCACAGACTCCACTAGCAAAGGTTTAGCTAGCGTTTAGCAGATACCAacgttgtcatggtaacacGGTCCTCGTCGTGTGCAAATGCGTCTCAAATCATATTTGACCTGACCCAAACTTGGGTGTGTCTGgcaggttgtgtgtttgtggtttagCACTGACCTGGTGGGGTGCTGAACCCGGACTACCGTATTAAGTCTCAACTTCAGGGTCTACCAGGACTACAGCAGTTAGTCTACACCCTCTACCATGAATACAGTAGTCAGTCTCACTTTCAGGGTCTATCACGACTACCGTAGACTAATCTTCAGTGTTTTCTCCATTGATAACTCGGGATTGTAATGAGAAACAGATACAATTTGTAAGCTAAGGCTTTGCATCAAAAAACAAAGATTAATATAAAATCATGATTAGAATACGGTATATTTCCACAGCGTATACCACACCTTGACATCTGATCCTCTCATTTTTGACACATAGATACACCTTTTAGAAGCCtgcaatatataaatatttttgtgGTAAAACTCTTTAGCACATTCAAGTCTCTCTAAGTATTTTACAAAATTGATTTCATGGATGTTTCATTGGTTGCTGTCTGCCCAAGTTTGGCAGAGTAGTTTTCTACCAATGAGCTACGAGTATTTAGTCAGAGGCCTTATAAGGTCAGCCTGGTCGGGTATAAAAAGCTAAGCACCGGGCCGCGGTCAGACTGCAGAGAGAGGCTTTAAGGCATGGAGTTCAACCAGAGAGTTCctctcacagacaaacacacactcacgacaTCTGAGAACCAATGGGACGCCACGGACATCTGATCACCAATCCAAAGCAGCACTAGTATGGACTGCAACCAAAAGTCAAATAAGAAGTATCAAACTAGTACAGTTCATATGAATATagggtttcaaatcaacagtgGGAGGTGTAAAGACTTGATCCAGAGTTATTCACTTTTAAATtgttcaaatcaaatcaaagacCGTGAGGCATAGATTAAAATCAagaatcaaatggaaaaaaacaccaaacacaAAAGAATCCCAACTTAAAGTACGTATAAAGTACACATAATGTACATACAGTTACAGGGGTCAAAGTACCCCACCCAGAAGCTAGGCTACTCCGCTGATCCCATCAGCCCTGTCCAGGTCGCCGTGGTGCCTTTGAGCAAAGCGCAGTGACAACCCAAGAGAAACCTCTGAGTTCTAACCCCCGGATTCCTCATCATTCTTGACTCTTCTTGTCGTTCGACGAATCCTTTCAGGACCGGGCGTTCAGGACGCGGGGCCTCGACGTTCATCTGTGAACAAAGCCGTGTTCCGTAACAGAGTGGGAGCTTTTAAAAGCCATGAAAAAGACGGAAAcctgaaaacaaacacagacgcctCAATTCGTTTTTTCTCCATTATCCTCTTAAGTGCTGTTTGCACAGGCTCGCCCGGGTAATTGTTCAATACCAATTTCCTGCAAAAACGATTAAAGCTTTGTCTGTTATGCATTGAAAATCATCCCTGCCGGCCAGAAATCCACTCTGCCGCTGCCGGCAGGAAACAGAGGACAGGATTCAGCCACGAAACGCCATCCTAAAACAACGGCCCCATGttccgggccccggggccagggGACCGACGGGGTTGGGGTCGGGTCACCTCCTCTGGATCAagaccaggacctggaccagAGAGCCCCCTGGTCCCAAGGAGGGGGTCTTATCCCGGGgacccctccctctcgcccctgTGAAGTCGGGGTCTAAACTGAAAACTCGGTCCCCCAATAACGTCCAgaacccccactccccctcacctcaaggtggggggggggggagctgagtCCCCTTTAGCCCtgatctccatctctctgtgttgCCCACCTCTGCTAACCTCACAATCCTCACTCTCTGCGCCATGCAGCGCTCAGCCTGCTGCTTAGCAGGACTGACTCCCCACGGTTTGTTTatagtcacacacacccacaaacacacacacacacacacgcacacgcacacacagacacacacacacacacgtatccccCTCAGGCGGCTCTCAAAGCAGTCCTtccctcgtcctcctctggATCCTACTTTCATCCTTCTGGCTCTGAGGGTTTAATGCGGACAACAGTTTGTGAAATGAATGCTTCTGTGTCTGGATTAGTCCGTCAGCCCCTGAACCATAGCAGAGCAGCCTCCATGCGGAGATATCCAGAGGTTGTCCTCAAAAAGTCTCTCTGCCATCCATCGAAGGGCTCTTCCTGCGAGCTGCTGCTGCGGTCTGCTGTTCCCAGACGCTCCCATTAAGCTGGTGGGCTCCACTGGCGTGTAATGCTGAAGGTTTTTTCCCAGCTGAAACTGGCCGCCGGGCGCTGGGCGGTAATTCATTCGGTTTAGAGGGCAGCAGATAAGGCTGCGTGGGCCGTGATGAATGGGGGCCGCGGAGGGGTTCTGTGGATGAGTCGAGAATCTAAAATTTACCCTCAACTTTTTGCTGCATCCAAACCATCTATTACTGTCACAGCAATGCACCCCTCAgcctttctctgcctctctctctctctctctcctcctctcgtctaGTTCTTGTTTCCCTccttctgcttctccttctcccgtCTAAACTATCCATTTATTTCTCTTctttctccagtctctccagttCCTGTCATATGTCCCACCAGCTTTTGGCAGTGTTCGCCCAGTACCAGGCCAGTGACCTCGTCCAACGCTGGTTCAGTCTGCAGTGGGCGGCCTCATGGGATCCAGCCAGGAGACAAACGGAAAACGGGTCCTCTCCCTCCTTAAGGACGCTGAAGAGGTTCTCAGTCTACAGGAGGGGTGCTCAAGACCTCGGGGGCTGACCGACAGATCCTCCCAGAGGCCACGTCTGAAGGGTCTCCATCCCCGTCCTGGTGAGGTGCGGTCCAATCCCCAGCCAAGATGCAAGGGTTCTGTCGTGTCGTTCTTCCCCgtgtgacaccccccccccccccatcccaaccGTTCCTCCTCCCAGGACCCCCACACCGTTGGCTGGGCCAGGCTATTGTCACCAGTCCGGACGTCGGACGACATCCTCTCTGAGGAGCTCCAACACCTCCCATCTGGGTccttccccctgcccccctcccccccccccccggggtcctCCTAGATCCTcttcccctccagcccccccccgcccacccctcccgccccgccctccagctcctcctccgcttCCCCCCCGCCCCAGGCCAGCCTGCGGGTCCTGGGGCCGCGGGGCCCACACCGCTAGAGGGCCGTGATCTGGGTCAGCTCCGGGTTGGAGTTCCCCTGCTTGTCCCCCctctgggtgtgggggtggtcCACCCCCACCAGCGGCAGCTCCACGCCTAGTCACGCCGGGTTGGGGTTccccccgcccggcccccccCTGCCGCCGCAGCCGTCGCCCCCCTTGCAGCTGTAGGCGGCGGCCACCTCGCGGGCGATGCTGCGCATGCGGCCCGACTGCTGCGTGTCCAGGCGGAACGGCGACGGGTGGCAGAACTCCCTGAAGCAGCGCTTGAAGTTCTCGTCCAGGAAGGCGTAGAGGACGGGGTTCAGGCTGCTGTTGACGTAGCCCAGCGCGATGCAGAAGTGCATGAGCACCAGCGTGAACAGGCTGCCCAGGTTGAAGCCCAGCGACTGGGCCAGCGCCATGATCTGCACGGGCGTCCAGCAGACCACGAAGgcggccaccaccaccagcaccatgcGCGTGATGCGCCGCAGGTTGCGGTCCTTCTCCTTGGAGCCCGAGAGGATGCGCACGCTGCGGAGACGCTTCACCATCAGGCTGTAGCAGATGCTGATGATGGCCACCGGgatgaggaaggagaagaggaagacgcAGGTGCCGAAGACGGGGTCCCAGTAGCCGCGGGGGTCCGGCAGCACCACGATGCACTCCACGCCTGGCGAGGAGACACACGTGGTTTGGTTAATGCCATGTTGTAAACACGAGGCAGAACACACAACCCCCTCGTCTTATCACTCATCTGTGGGGTCTAAATACGCTGACACTTGATCGGTGTGCGTCTTGAACACTTTGTTTCCACGTTATTTGCTGCATGTCGAGGTCTGGGTCCAAGTCATTCGGAgcgtctgctctctgctctctaacACATGGTGCCTCATGACGTTCTCCAAcacctctgctctctgctcttcgctcactgctctctgctctctgctctctgctctcggCTCTCTGCTCAtcgctctctgctctcctcgctctcctctctgctctccgctctctgctctctgctctctgctctctgctctctgctctcggCTCTCGGCTCTCGGCTCTcggctctctgctctctgctcttcgctctctgctctccactctctgctctctgctctctgctctctgctcttcgCTCTCTGCTCTCGGCTCTCGGCTCTCTGCTCTTCGCtcactgctctctgctctctgctctctgctctccgctctctgctctccgctctctgctctctgctctctgctctctgcacTTCGCTCTCTGCTCttcgctctctgctctctgctctctgctctctgctctctgctctctgctctctgctctctgctcttcgctctctgctctctgctctctgctctctgctctctgctctctgctcttcgctctctgctctcctcgcTCTGCTCTCGGCTCTCTGCTCttcgctctctgctctctgctcttcgctctctgctctctgctctctgctctctgctctctgctctctgctcttcgCTCTCTGCTCTCGGCTCTCTGCACTTCGCTCTCTGCGCTTGGCTCTCGGCTCTGTGCTCAGTGCTCCCTGTTCTCTAAATCCTGTTGTCTCATGTTGCTCTCCATCACTTCAATGTCTGCTCTGACAGAGCAAGTGCTGATGTTTTATTTGCAACACACCACGTtgtacaaaaaacaaaaaaatacacaatcTTGGAGGAGCGAGTCGCCTATAGAAAGGGTTTGATACAAGAGGTGGACCTCCATCACAACAAAGAGAGTACAAGGTGGATCCCCATTGCCACAAAGAGAGGTTGCAGGCAGGGGGGACAATTCAATCTATATATAGTCTATATATACCAGGATAATTACTGTATGCAAAATAATTGAGGAGGCGGGAAACATCAtcgagatacacacatacacacacacacaaacgcacacacacacacacacacacacacacacacacacacacacacacacacacacacacacacacacacacaacacagagagatgcacacacccacacactcataaGTGCCCAACTGCaaacgtgcatacacacatgtcGAGACATAaatgggagtgagagagatcgCCCGGAGGGATGATTTGATTATAGTTGAAAGCATGATGAAATAATGAATTAAGTTGGTGATTCCAGCTGACAGGAGTGATGAATAAATGAATTGCTGTTGACAATAGAAAGAGAAGAACGAGATAGAACCCTTGGATGAACGACATAGTGCCCGAGAAGATGAATACATTAATAATAACTGTGGACCATTAAACAGTGTCttaatggatggatgaaggcCTGGTGACAGAACAGAGCCTGATGACTACGGAGGAGGATGATTGCATGAATGAGGGGGTTCATGTGGGGTACAGGATGTGGGAACGATGTCATGGTAACGGCCCAcgcagaggggggtggggggggggggctacagaTTGAAGCACCAAAACAATAAAAGGACAATTTGGATCCTAATAAAGGACCCATGTCATGAGGTCCGTCATTCAGAGCtctgggatgagggggggggggggggggggggggggcacgcccaccatgacatcacagccccgccccctgaaaTACTCCAACCTCTCATCCAATAGGAGGACAGCATAGGGTAGTGGGTGTACAGGGGGGAGTTTTCTTCTGACATATGTCCTCATTGTAAGTCATATaacagcgtctgctaaacgccctaaatgtaaaatgtaatgaGTGGTCTGAAGAGACAGGCAACTCGTTCTGGGGGTTACGTGGAACAGAGGCAGCTGAGCCCTAACTGAAGTGTGTTCTCAGAGATGTGCGAAGGTTACACTCATGGTAACACTCCGGCGTCTGGTTCAAACGTTGAGCGGCACTCAGAGAACGTCTCCCGCGGACGTACGAGGTCCCCGTTCTGATCCTTTCAGTGGGCGGCGTGATGCTGGTTCAAACAGGGCTGAGTCGTTCTGGAAACTCTGGGCACTCACGGTTTATTGTAGACATAAACAACATCCCCAAgggcacacacgcgcacatgcacacgcttgcacacagacacaaacacacacatacatccacatccacacacacagacacacactcacacacacacacacacacacacacacacacatgcagacacacgtctctgtcacacacacatattcacacacacacacacacgtctgctcATCCATCTTTTATCTCCCTCACAAGTTTCTCTCCTCCCTATCTTCTTTAACATCTTATTATCCACCTAGGGACAGtaagctctctcgctctctcattctctctctctctctctctctctctctctctctctctctctctctctctctctctcgctctctctctctctctctctctctctctctctctctctctctctctctccctctctctctctctctctctctctctctatctctgtctgtttctctcgctccctctctctctgtctgtctgtctgtcggtctgtctgtctgtcagagtagaggtggaggaggaggaggaggaggaagggaaggaagaggtggagaagcaggagttgatgatggaggaggaggaggaggaggaggaggaggaggagcgtcaGAAGGGGGTGAAGGTTTGGCCCGAGCGCCGGGACTCTTCAGCTGAGCGATCGGGTCGTTCTGAGCGGGCGGCCGATGGTCTGACGGTGAAGTGGTCTGACACGAGGCGCGTTAGTCCTCCGCTCTGTGTGTCCTCTCAGGGACGCCGTaggctacagacagacagtcctACTGACGACACATGAGGCTTGTTCCAATTCATTCACTCGTTTCCTCACTCCCTAATCCCTTTAGAGGGAACAAGGAAGGAACTCTTTCTCCATGAGTCCTACATCCATCGGGCGATGTGGTTGAataacccgtgtgtgtgtgtgtgtgtgtgtgtgtgtgtgtgtgtgtgtgtgtgtgtgtgtgtgtgtgtgtgtgtgtgtgtgtgtgtgtgtgtgtgtgagggtaagGACAAGATGTCCGAAGGGAAAGCAGCAAGGGTGTACCTTGTTTCGAGTGGCTTCGAAACAAGTTCATCTTTATGCGATCTAAATCATTTAATCTTTAAAAAGCACcgacatcaccaccatcatcatccccaCAGCATCACCTaatcctccaccaccaccatccccaccaccaccatccccaccaccaccaccaccaccaccaccaccaccaccccacccccaccaccaccaccaccaccaccaccaccaccaccaccaccaccacaaccatccACAAATCACCACCTACTCCTTCACCACCCCAAGCTCCaactccgccaccaccaccacttgcATCACCTGCACAACCACTGTCACcggcaccatcaccaccaccaccaccactatcacagCCCAGAGTAATCTGTTTCTCGCTGGCCTCTGCCTGCTCCCGGAGGAAAGATCTTTGACCCCAATTACTgatcagagaggagaggaggggagaggggggagaggggggagaccgaggggggaagaggaggggagaaggggggagaccgaggaggggagaggggggagaccgaggaggggagaggagggaagagaagaggagaggaggggagaggggggagaggaggggagaggggggagaccgaGGAGGGAAAGNNNNNNNNNNNNNNNNNNNNNNNNNNNNNNNNNNNNNNNNNNNNNNNNNNNNNNNNNNNNNNNNNNNNNNNNNNNNNNNNNNNNNNNNNNNNNNNNNNNNCGCCTCCGTTCAAAGCCCAGCGAAGCCGGCAGTGACCCGGTAATGTCACGCCGTCTTGAGGTGGGAAATTGCAGGTTTTCCTGGGATTTCATTCCTGGCTCCCATGCACACATGAGCCCATGCAGGAGATGTTCCGGAACGTTCCTGGGACGGACTGCATGTGTGAAAGAGGTCGTAACTCTTGGTACGGTGAGGTAAAGCCCAGCAGTGGTATATAGAACAATATTATGGCAGTATAGCGTACTCTCTGTACTACTGACATTACAGCAGTACAGGTTCAGTTCTACGGAAGAAACGTGAAAACCCAAGAcatgttgtctgtctgtctgtctgtctgtctgtctgtctgtctgtctgtctgtctgtctgtctgtctgtctgtctgttgacgTAAGTCTACTCAAAGAGATGCcacctgtgtgtatttgtgtgtgggtttgtttgtgtgctactTAGAGCTGGATCTGACATGATAACTCCTGACACTCTCCTgaacttctcctcctctcctctctccctctcctccctccatcctttcaTTCTCTTCCTGTTCTGTCTTCAAAGGCTCACCTTTTCTGTGTCACCTGCACCTGaagcgcgctctctctctctctctctctctctctctctctctctctctctctctctctctctctctctctctctctctctctctctctctctctctctctctccctctctcactctctgtgtctatAACAATAGCCAATAGGTTCTTCTGACTTCCAGAAAGTCTTCTGATAAGCACTTCACCATGGTAACAAAGACGAGAGTCAATCTACTCACGTCACATCCGTTTTGCTTGACTTTGTTTATGTATATGACCTAGTGACAGAAGCTGTGGTATGTGACAGAAGCCCTACTACTCGCGTCCAGGGGACTTCACCTGTACGCCCTGCgtcggtctctgtctccctccatctctctctctctccgtgttaCCACGGCGATGTCCTCACAATGCGGCAGGCGCCATTGATCCCCGCGTTAATGGGGAGGTGGGGGCGTGGCCCGTTGAGCCGTTGACTGTGAGAGGTCGGACGTTTGGGACGATGGCTGCGTAACCAAGGCGATTGTGACGCCTCCTCAGCGACACACAGGCGCACTGGAGACCTGATGGCCTCCGGCCAAACCTTGCTTCTGCGTTGGTTAGCTGATGTAGAGCGCCGCGGCGCAGCCCACTGAGGCTGCGTTGGTTAGCTGATGTAGCGCGCCTTGGCGCAGCCCACTGAGGCTGCGTTGGCTAGCTGATGTAGCGCGCCGCGACGCAGCCCACTGTGGCTGCGTTGGTTAGCTGATGTAGCGTGCCGCGGCGCTGCCCACTGAGGCTGCGTTGGTTAGCTGATGTAGCGTGCCACGGCGCAGCCCACTGTGGCTGCGTTGGTTAGCTGATGTAGCGCGCCGCGGCGCAGCCCACTGAGGCTGCGTTGGTTAGCTGATGTAGCGCGCCGCGACGCAGCCCACTGTGGCTGCGTTGGTTAGCTGATGTAGCGCGCCGCGACGCAGCCCACTGTGGCTGCGTTGGCTAGCTGATGTAGCGCGCCGCGACGCAGCCCACTGTGGCTGCGTTGGTTAGCTGATGTAGCGCGCCGCGACGCAGCGCACTGTGGCTGCGTTGGCTAGCTGATGTAGCGCGCCGCGGCACAGCCCACTGTGGCTGTCGCTGTTGTTACCCACCCACTCTCCGTAAGACCTCAGCTTttagtgccttgctctacctACAGAGCCATACAGGGATTTGAACCACTGACCCTGCAGTGTAATGCATTATGTGCTGAGTGCTAGACACATGTGTATCATCGATAATTATAGAGTAAAAATACATCGTTGCTATCTGACCTCAATTTTTTTTACCCCTAACGATTATCATTCTTACTAAATAGGTGCAAAGGGTCGTGCTTAGTGAACTGGTGTGATTTGTAATCGAGGAACTCAGATTAACTGCAGAATGAAGAATTAGATTCTCCTGCATCTGTTGTTGAACGGAGAACAGATGAGACACCAAGTCACTACGCaaccgcgcgtgtgtgtgtttgtgtgtgtgtgtgtgtgtgtgtgtgtgtgtgtgtgtgtgtgtgtgtgtgtgtgtgtgtgtgtgtgtgtgtgtgtgtgtgtgtgtgtgtgtgtgtgtgttcgtgtgtgtgtgtggggggggggggggtctgatcACTGTCAGATTAAGGGCCATTAAAGGGTTTGTCTCTCTGCCACCAGATGGGTCCtctgattttgtttttaactagtttatacacaacaacacagcctatgtctctgtgtgtgtatgtgtgtgtcccatgtgtgtgtgtgtgtgtgtgtgtgtgtgtgtgtgtctgtgtgtgtgtgtgtgtcccatgtgtgtgtgtgtgtgtgtgtgtgtgtgtgtgtgtgtgtcccagtgtgCTGCAGTGTGTTGCGGTGTGTGTCTCAATGTGCTGCAGTGTGTTGCGTTGTGTCTCCCCTGTTGTGTCCCAGTGTGTTgcggtgtgtgtctcagtgcaCTGCGATGTGTGTTACCGTGTGTGTCCCAGTTTGTAGCAGTGTGTGTCGTcgcagtgtgtgtgcagtactGTGGTCCACATCAGTACTCCCGGTGTGGCAGACAGAACTATCAGCAGCAGGATCACGGCGACGGTAATGCGGCTGTGTCCTCGTGGGACTGGAGGCTCTGTTGTTCTCTTTGTGTGCAGGGACACACTGGAGGAGGAAAGCTGCAGACAAACGGACAGGCCGAGGGACAGGCGGACAGGCTGaccgagtgggggggggggggagcagggaggcagacagaggaTGACTGGATGAGGGatgaagagggagacagagatgggCGGTGCAGAAGAGAGACTGAGGGGACGATGATGATTAGAAAGGAGGAATTAGAGGGGGAAATGAACACAGTTCAAACATCTGAATAGAAGGcacaagggaggaggggggaggaggggggaggagcgaTGGAGGGTAGAAGGGAATCTATTTGAACCCTAACTTTTTCGTCATGAATCAACACTGAACTATGTAGTGCTAAAAACTTTTGTAATGataagagtgtgtgcgtgcgtgcgtgcgtgcgtgcgtgcgtgcgtgcgtgcgtgcgtgcgtgcgtgcgtgcgtgcgtgcgtgcgtgcgtgcgtgcgtgcgtgcgtgcgtgcgtgcgtgcgtgcgtgcgtgcgtgcgtgtgatctGATAAGATGTAATAATTGAAGAGCTCTAGGCTCTGCTGGATAACGAGGAGAAACATGAATTCTTCCTCTGAGGAGATGATGGGGCTTCAGGGTTCAGACTGTTCAGAGACCTAAGAGGTCTGGTTAGCCTCTGACGGTGACGCCTGGTGGAGGTCGGAGAGGGTTGGTTACTTAGGTGTAAGGTTAGAGAGGGTTAGTTAAGGTGTTAGTTTAGAGATGTTTACTTTTGGTGTTGGGCTAGGGATGGTTGGTTTAGGTGAATGTGAGGGTAAGGCGGGGTGAGGTAAAGGTGAGGTTAAATGTGAGGTTAAGGTGCGGTTAAGGTGAAGTTAAGGCCAGGTTTGCGACCTTTAAAAGCATCTGGCTGATGCTGGACCGGACGTGTC encodes:
- the LOC130382824 gene encoding nociceptin receptor-like → MVPVTVVVQVMQVVVVAELELGVVKEADIEVMESNSVECIVVLPDPRGYWDPVFGTCVFLFSFLIPVAIISICYSLMVKRLRSVRILSGSKEKDRNLRRITRMVLVVVAAFVVCWTPVQIMALAQSLGFNLGSLFTLVLMHFCIALGYVNSSLNPVLYAFLDENFKRCFREFCHPSPFRLDTQQSGRMRSIAREVAAAYSCKGGDGCGGRGGPGGGNPNPA